Proteins co-encoded in one Hyla sarda isolate aHylSar1 chromosome 4, aHylSar1.hap1, whole genome shotgun sequence genomic window:
- the P2RY11 gene encoding P2Y purinoceptor 11, with protein MATHKCNISFSHVQVNYLAPVYGVEFFIALLGNGFAIWLLMPRGSKKSHAGIIFSLNLAVSDLAYALSLPLLVAYYTMGKNWVFGLALCKVERFLFNCNLYGSIFFITCISANRCLGIVYPFYARGKVESKHAKVASVIVWLFVATIAAPVFKFSTTKDEGAVTECIGTAVDGMLTTYLPYSLFLAGFGCALPFVITLFSYIGIARAVWKSHGLESREKRKVVAMVCIVVALYSISFLPYHILRNLNLANRQYPPSCARSSYVHSAFQITRGLVALNPCIHPLLYTSVMDNVRARLGCCQGHGEKNSEDIRL; from the coding sequence ATGGCGACCCACAAGTGCAACATCTCCTTCTCTCATGTCCAGGTTAACTACTTAGCTCCAGTGTATGGAGTCGAGTTCTTTATAGCTTTACTAGGTAATGGATTTGCCATCTGGCTACTGATGCCCAGAGGATCCAAGAAAAGCCACGCTGGCATCATCTTCTCCTTGAACCTTGCGGTGAGTGACTTGGCCTATGCGCTGTCTCTGCCCCTTCTGGTGGCGTACTACACTATGGGCAAAAATTGGGTCTTCGGCCTTGCGCTGTGTAAAGTGGAACGGTTTCTTTTCAATTGCAATCTCTACGGAAGTATCTTCTTCATAACTTGTATCAGTGCCAACCGCTGCCTGGGTATAGTGTACCCATTCTATGCCAGAGGTAAGGTAGAAAGCAAGCACGCTAAGGTGGCGAGCGTCATTGTATGGCTGTTCGTTGCCACCATCGCCGCCCCGGTCTTCAAATTTTCCACAACGAAAGATGAAGGAGCTGTTACGGAATGCATAGGGACAGCGGTGGATGGTATGTTGACCACTTACCTGCCATACAGCCTGTTCCTTGCTGGGTTCGGCTGTGCCCTCCCTTTTGTGATTACTCTTTTTTCATACATTGGCATTGCAAGGGCAGTTTGGAAAAGCCATGGACTTGAGTCAAGAGAGAAGAGGAAGGTGGTCGCCATGGTGTGCATCGTGGTGGCCCTTTATTCCATctcctttctgccttaccacatTCTGAGGAACCTCAACCTTGCCAACAGGCAGTACCCACCATCCTGCGCAAGATCTTCGTACGTCCACTCAGCTTTTCAGATaaccagaggtctggtggccttgaaCCCTTGTATTCATCCATTGCTGTACACGTCAGTCATGGACAACGTGAGAGCGCGGCTCGGGTGCTGCCAGGGACATGGCGAGAAAAACTCTGAGGACATCCGACTGTGA